From the Gymnogyps californianus isolate 813 chromosome 2, ASM1813914v2, whole genome shotgun sequence genome, one window contains:
- the RHPN1 gene encoding rhophilin-1, which translates to MMPPEEESPDSGREGDRDSGLVLLQALKSGSTRKQGCDPFAQTQRSKLQHRRARINQQINKEMRMRAGAENLFRATSNHKVKETVALELSYVNSNLQLLKEELEELNSSVDVYQNDSESISVPMIPLGLKETKELDLLVPLKDIISEHYGEEGILFEKEIKEFMELRQAMRTPSRNEAGLELLMEYYNQLYFLDSRFFPPTKSLGVFFHWYDSLTGVPSHQRALAFEKGSVLFNIGALHTQIGARQDRASLPGLNQAIDAFQKAAGAFNYLKENFSNAPSLDMSAASLNMLVRLMVAQVQECVFEKMTLLRAQHDFLARLQLAQEAARVEDVYSLVHQTMTQAHVKDYVPFSWTTMVHVKSEHFKALSHYFAAIALCDCPAASDAELPEQEKAFIQFHVTMPEGPSLRVLLQDPEERRKLGKAHLKKAIMKHEEAMRIHGLCKILRKMDILQEVLSFAHKRSLSKYSEIDHEEDFFETGDAPDIHPKTHQKPEIKSPNFSQVKVTDLFHRLGPLSVFSAKNKWYPARSVHLMRGENGFGFTLRGDSPVLIAGVIPGGCAAEAGLKEGDYIISVNGKDCKWSKHAEVVQLLKSTGEEGVEISVITLQGSEGPKAADKKAAAMSSGSGMLKSNKENSRKSLMNSKSASTLLVWSKKSKRSKKSTYSVPFTAVGDNEAMY; encoded by the exons ATGATGCCCCCTGAGGAGGAGAGCCCGGACAGcggcagggaaggggacagggacagTGGCCTCGTCCTCCTGCAAGCCCTGAAGAGCGGCAGCACCCGGAAG cagggctgtgacCCCTTCGCCCAGACCCAGCGCAGCAAACTGCAGCATCGCCGGGCGCGGATTAACCAGCAGATCAACAAGGAGATGAGGATGCGAGCTGGGGCAGAAAACCTCTTCAG GGCCACCAGTAACCACAAGGTCAAAGAGACGGTCGCCCTGGAGCTGAGCTACGTGAACTCCaacctgcagctgctgaaggaggagctggaggagctgaaCAGCAGCGTGGACGTGTACCAGAACGACAG CGAGTCAATCAGCGTCCCCATGATCCCTTTGGGCTTGAAGGAGACGAAGGAGCTGGATTTGCTGGTACCGCTGAAG GATATCATCAGTGAACACTATGGAGAGGAGGGCAtcttgtttgaaaaagaaatcaaagagtTCATGGAGCTGCGACAG GCGATGCGCACCCCGAGCCGCAATGAAGCCGGGCTCGAGCTCTTGATGGAGTATTACAACCAGCTCTACTTCCTCGACAGCCGTTTCTTCCCTCCCACCAAAAGCCTGGGTGTCTTCTTCCACTG gtATGACTCCCTGACAGGGGTCCCATCCCACCAGCGGGCGCTGGCCTTCGAGAAGGGCAGCGTGCTCTTCAACATCGGAGCCCTGCACACCCAAATCGGAGCACGGCAGGACCGCGCATCCCTGCCGGGGCTTAACCAGGCCATCGATGCCTTTCAGAAGGCGGCCG GTGCCTTTAACTACTTGAAGGAAAACTTCTCCAATGCTCCCAGCCTGGATATGAGTGCCGCCTCCTTGAACATGCTGGTGCGGCTGATGGTCGCCCAGGTCCAGGAGTGCGTGTTTGAGAAGATGACCTTGCTGCGTGCCCAGCACGACTTCCTCGCCCGGCTGCAGCTCGCCCAGGAGGCGGCAAGG GTAGAAGACGTCTACTCGCTGGTGCACCAGACGATGACCCAGGCCCACGTGAAGGATTACGTTCCCTTCTCTTGGACCACCATGGTCCACGTCAAGTCGGAGCATTTCAAAGCCCTCTCCCACTACTTCGCTGCTATTGCTCTCTGCGACTGCCCCG CGGCATCCGATGCTGAACTGCCGGAGCAGGAGAAGGCTTTTATCCAGTTCCACGTCACCATGCCAGAGGGACCGTCGCTCCGCGTCCTGTTGCAGGACCCcgaggagaggaggaagctgg GCAAAGCTCATCTGAAGAAAGCCATCATGAAGCACGAGGAAGCCATGAGGATTCATGGCTTGTGCAAGATCCTGCGGAAGATGGATATCCTCCAGGAGGTCCTCTCCTTCGCCCACAAACGCTCGCTGAGCAAATACTCGGAAATCGACCACGAGGAGGACTTCTTCGAAACGGGAGATGCGCCGGACATTCACC CCAAAACGCACCAGAAACCAGAGATAAAATCCCCCAACTTCTCCCAGGTGAAGGTGACCGACCTCTTCCACAGGCTG GGGCCCCTTTCGGTTTTCTCGGCCAAAAACAAGTGGTACCCAGCACGGAGCGTCCACCTGATGAGAGGAGAGAACGGTTTTGGGTTCACACTGCGAGGAGACTCCCCCGTCCTCATTGCTGGTGTCATCCCGGGGGGCTGCGCTGCC GAAGCCGGGCTGAAGGAGGGAGACTACATCATCTCGGTGAACGGCAAGGACTGCAAGTGGTCCAAGCACGCTGAGGTGGtgcagctgctgaagagcaCTGGAGAGGAGGGAGTGGAGATCAGTGTGATAACCCTGCAGGGCTCGGAGGGACCGAAAGCC GCGGACAAGAAGGCAGCGGCGATGTCCTCGGGCAGCGGGATGCTGAAGAGCAACAAGGAGAACAGCCGAAAGAGCCTGATGAACAGCAAGAGCGCCAGCACGCTGCTGGTCTGGAGCAAGAAGAGCAAGCGGAGCAAGAAGAGCACCTACAGCGTCCCCTTCACTGCGGTGGGAGACAACGAGGCCATGTACTGA